The Sulfuricurvum sp. genome includes a window with the following:
- a CDS encoding aminopeptidase P N-terminal domain-containing protein, producing the protein MNEIHFYNRRAKLLDLMEEGIAILTSAPIQTRSNDTEYSYRQNSDFYYLCGFNEDNAVLVLIKTPNASKTILFVEAHNAEHALWNGARLGIEGARKRFSVDEIRDIADYTKDIKELLREHINLYIDLYHDSARLNEAKSAAQSLHSTRGVKRHIRSILDVTYLIRSLRLIKTSEEIDAIRRAVEITAEAHHVAMRVCRSGMREYQLQASMSYVFLNSGASAEAYGAIVAGGNNANTLHYVDNRDELREGDLVLIDAACEWELYASDITRTFPINGKFSEAQSEVYNAVLDVQLRVIDAIKPGVKRDWLQTYSEELLCDALIALGILSGKREALMEAKEHKKYAPHGIGHWMGLDVHDPCPYVDETGESLAFEAGMVMTIEPGLYLRADDESVPARYRGIGIRIEDNILVTETGYENLSSMIAKSVEEIEAVCNQL; encoded by the coding sequence ATGAATGAAATACACTTTTACAATCGCCGCGCTAAACTCCTCGACCTTATGGAAGAGGGGATAGCAATCCTTACCTCTGCACCCATTCAAACCCGTTCCAACGATACTGAATACTCTTACCGTCAAAACAGCGATTTCTATTATCTTTGCGGATTTAATGAAGACAATGCCGTATTGGTACTGATCAAAACTCCCAATGCATCGAAAACGATCCTTTTTGTTGAAGCACATAATGCCGAGCACGCCTTATGGAACGGTGCGCGGTTAGGTATCGAGGGGGCACGCAAACGATTTAGTGTTGATGAAATACGCGATATAGCAGACTATACGAAGGATATAAAAGAGCTTTTACGTGAACATATCAACCTCTATATTGATCTCTATCATGATTCAGCACGTCTCAATGAAGCCAAATCAGCCGCACAATCGCTCCATAGCACGCGCGGTGTCAAACGCCATATCCGCTCCATACTCGATGTCACCTATCTGATCCGATCCCTGCGCCTTATCAAAACTTCCGAAGAGATCGATGCGATACGTCGCGCGGTTGAGATCACGGCGGAGGCACACCATGTAGCGATGCGCGTATGTCGATCTGGAATGAGAGAGTATCAGCTCCAAGCTTCGATGAGTTACGTGTTTTTGAATAGCGGAGCGAGCGCAGAAGCGTATGGTGCTATTGTCGCGGGTGGTAATAATGCCAACACTCTCCATTATGTCGATAACCGCGATGAGCTTCGTGAGGGTGATTTAGTCCTTATCGATGCGGCGTGCGAGTGGGAACTCTACGCGAGCGATATTACTCGCACGTTTCCCATCAACGGAAAATTCAGCGAAGCTCAGAGTGAAGTCTATAATGCCGTTTTGGATGTACAGCTCCGTGTGATCGATGCGATCAAACCGGGGGTCAAACGCGACTGGCTTCAAACCTATAGCGAAGAGCTGTTATGTGACGCATTGATCGCTTTGGGAATATTGAGTGGTAAACGAGAAGCGCTGATGGAAGCCAAAGAGCATAAAAAATACGCTCCGCACGGGATAGGGCACTGGATGGGTCTGGACGTACATGATCCGTGTCCGTATGTGGATGAGACGGGAGAGTCGTTAGCATTTGAGGCAGGGATGGTGATGACGATCGAACCTGGGCTGTACCTTCGCGCGGATGATGAGTCGGTTCCGGCACGGTATCGTGGCATCGGTATCCGCATCGAGGATAATATTCTCGTCACAGAAACAGGATACGAGAACCTATCTTCTATGATTGCGAAGAGTGTGGAGGAGATTGAAGCTGTATGTAATCAGTTATAG